The genomic interval CCGATCTCACCCCAACGATTCTGCAAGCGATGGAATTGAATTTACCGAAGAATTTGATCGGACAGCCTGCGATCGAAAAACAAAGCTCATACCCGATCCAAACACTCGAAGACCTCAAAGCAAAGTGGGAGTGGCAATCTTCCGCATGGACAGCATGGATCGGCTTGTCTCTTTTTTGCACATTTACAATTGTTGCCGGATATTGGCTCTGGCGACGAACTCGTAATATGATTTGGCTTCAAACCGCTTCTTATCTCTGTATTATGCGTTTGCTGATTCCTGCAATTCTTGATGTCGCCCCCGGAGCGGTATGGTCAAACATCATGATGCTGACAGGCTATTTTATCGCTCTCGCCCTTATATTTGCTGGAAAATCACCCGTTCCTTATTGCTTGATTGCACTCATGTTTTTAGTCGATTGGGCTTTAGGTGGTCTAATTTCTGGAAGAGCTGCTTGGGGTCCTAACCCAGCTCATGGAATTCGATTTTACGGGGTTGGTAATCACTCGGCTGCAGTTGGGCTTGGAGTAATTTTATTAGCAGGAGCGATGATTTTACGTAGAAACCCATCAGCTCGTTGGATCGTCTTAACTCTTGTTCTAGTGTTTCCATTATTAATGCTCCGCGGAGTAAACGCTTGCATAGCCCTTGCAGGACTTGCGAGTTTTGTAACGGGATGGTGGCTTTTATTCCCGAGCAAGCTATCCCGCTGGTTAATTGCTATCGCTGCAGTAGCTTTGATGATTCTATTGATTGCTTTTGCACCTGGCCATATCAGCCGAATAATATCATTAGGATCCGACCCGTTACTTAGAACAGTAATCGGGAAATTTCATACCAATATGAGAGTTTTATTTTCAGAATGGGGATTGCTTCTCTTAACAGGACTGTTCGCAGCACGTTATTTTGAGTTACGAAGTCCAAAGCCATCCAACTCGGTGCGTTCTTGGTTAACTGCATGGAATATCGCTTTGCTTGTAGTCTTCCTAATCGAAGATATCGGGGCAATAATGGTAGCGCTAATGCTGATTTTTCGATTTGCCCTGTCAATTCAGTTGTTTACGCCTTTTTCCGAGCGAATTAAGCATCGACGTGAATTGAATCAAGGGCGCTTGTAGATTGCAAGTTGTTTTGAAGGGTAAAATTTATTATACATTTCTAGCTTTGCAAGCGATTTGCCAGTCTAGGCCAAAGTTAGGCTCACAGAATGGCACACACGCTTTGGCGAAGCGTTTACATAAGCAAAATAGCTACATCAATGAAGAGGTGAAAGATACATGCGTTTGAAGGAATTATTAATGGTACTGGCTGTCGGCGCGGTAGCCTTGGCATTTGCCGTAGAAACACCTACACAGCCTACAACACCACAACAGGGCAATGTTACGCCTGCTAAACCACCGGTTGTCAAACCAACACCGCCTACAGGACCCAACATGGCACCTGGCATGGGAATGTACGGTCAACCTGAATTACCTGACATCAAAATAAATATCGAAAAGATTGTTCCCTTAACCCCCCCCACTCCGGATACTGTACTAGCAAAGGTTAACGGCGAAGTAATTTTAGCTAAAGATGTTTTTGCTACCGGTTATGACTGGTTTGTTGGCCCAACACTTGATGAGATGATCCTTTATAAGCTCATCGATCAAGAAGCGCGAAAGAACAAAATTAATGTCACCAATGCCGAAATCAAGGCGTTGCTGGAAGAAACCGTCAAAAACAGTCTGAGAATGGTACCTCCTGGTCGTACTTGGCAGCAGCAACTACAAGCTACGGGAATGCCTGTCTCCCGCTTAAAAGCTAGAGCGAGAGCTCAAGTTCAGTTAAAGAAGATTGTAACTCTGAAAGTGAACCTCAATGACTTTGTGCACGTTCGCCAAATTCTTATTAAAGCTAAGTTCACTAAAGCTGAAGAAGTTCAAAAGAATGACGATGAAGCTAAAGCTAAGATCGAATCGATTTTAAAGCAGATCAACGAAGGCATGAAGTTCGAGGACGCCGCAAAAGAGTTTAACGAGGACCCATCCACTAAGGCTACCGGAGGCGATCTTTTCTTCCGCGGCAAAATGGAAAT from bacterium carries:
- a CDS encoding peptidylprolyl isomerase, with amino-acid sequence MRLKELLMVLAVGAVALAFAVETPTQPTTPQQGNVTPAKPPVVKPTPPTGPNMAPGMGMYGQPELPDIKINIEKIVPLTPPTPDTVLAKVNGEVILAKDVFATGYDWFVGPTLDEMILYKLIDQEARKNKINVTNAEIKALLEETVKNSLRMVPPGRTWQQQLQATGMPVSRLKARARAQVQLKKIVTLKVNLNDFVHVRQILIKAKFTKAEEVQKNDDEAKAKIESILKQINEGMKFEDAAKEFNEDPSTKATGGDLFFRGKMEMDPAFADVAFKLKTAGDVGGPIKTVQGYHLIQLIAYGKQATPAEKKELIDKAVNQMMGEYIYNLQEIAKIINKVVPAIKPSAMPGRGPQMAPSRPSTNPTVRPGTKPTLTPVPPK